The DNA window CTTGGCCCTTCCGTCCATTCCGTCAGCAACTGCCGTGAGCCAGCTCATAGGGAGCGCGCAAACAGACCAAAGTACCTCTCATGTTTCTCTTTCCATCTACCCAAGCGCGATTTCAATCCTATAGGGATTTGGACGCCGGCTACAGCAAAGGCCGTCACGGGCGACGTCGATGGCCGGCTCCGACGAGGCCCCACAGGCGGATCCACTTGTGCCGGCGCCGGATCCACCATATCCGCGGCACAGCTCGATGACTTGGCTGGTGTCGGTGctggccgccggccgcgccatCCAGGGCGCCGTGGGCGTGGCGCCAAGGCCGGCGCCCCGACCGGCCGCGCCCGGGGTCCTCCCACCCATGCCTGAAACTCCCATGCCTGACGCGTGTGCGCCACGTGGCCGTCAATTCCCGATGGTCGGGCCACGACACGCCGGCGAAGCCACGCCGTTGCGCGGCCTGCTCAGCcaccccagcaccacctccccTCCCTCgcgcgcctataaaaggccgaGATCGGGCCTTGCTCGCGCCCAaacggccgccgctcgccattGTCAAGCTCGCGCCGAGCCCCCTCCTCCGGCCTCCCTCCGCCCCAACCAACCCCCTCGCTAGCTTGCCCTGCACCTCGTGAAGCCCACCGACTTCACCCCGCCGCCACTCCCCCGTCGGAACCCCACCACCgccacacgccgccgccgctgagcTTCGGCTCACGCCGGCGAGCCCCTTCCGGCCGTCCCTAACTCCAACCAAGCCCCTTCCCAAGTAGCTCGTGTCCCCCTCATAGTCCCCCACTTCcttgccctcgccgccggcgaaccCCCTTGCTGGATTCCGGCAAAAAACCACCCAGCTCCGGCCAAGGGCCACATTGCGAGCACTGAAATATTTTTAGGGTCCTTTATCCAAAACCCAAGGGCCTCTCTGTAAgatttagtttcaaatcttgaAATCAAAAGAGGTAACTTAGGCATCTCGTGGACGTGTGCACCTTTTTCACGTATAACATGAACCTATCTCATGTTCCATCCTTTGATTCAAAATCATTATGTATGTGTGCACTTCGATTGCCATTGTGGATTTATGTGCAATTCAAATGTTTAGTGTGATGTAATGTGCAAATCTATATGAAAATAATAATTTCATGCTTCAAAATAAAATTATAACTTATTTTGGTAGATTAATGATAATACGCAGCCTAAAATGCTTTACCGTACGCTGCTGCATTCCATTTAGGGCTAGGGGTAAAAGCATCATTTCATATTGCTATTAACACTGTTAGCCTTAAGAATCCAAACGAATTTCATTTTGAGGCCACGGAAGCAAGTTCAATCGAAAAGGGGCAGAGCAACTTTTTTTTTGGGGCCTAGGATCTAATTTACTCCGTACCATTCCAGTGCAACGAGCTCACGGCTAGTAACTGGATCCTACAAGGCACAGTTACTACTTTGACTCCGGAGGCCTCTCCTAGTATGAAACCCTTTCCAGACACGAGCCCCGTTCAAGTCCGTTTCGGTTATGTACACGCACCAGCGCCCACCCTTGTGCATCTGCGTATATGAATCGGCGGCTGCCGCATCGATCCGCAGCCGACCTGGGCTGCACGTCGATCTGCACCCACCAAAGATTTACctgcaggccggccggccggcgatgGGATCGGCGCTGGGACGCGACGAGCGAGCCGCAACGGTCGCTGGTCCTGATcctgcccctgcccccgcccccgcccccgcccccgccagCAACGTCGCTGAGCTGCCGGTGGACGTGCTCTACGAGATCCTGCTCCGCATCCCGGCCAAGGCGCtgtgccgcctccgcctcgtctGCCGGTCGTGGCGGTCGCTCACCTCGGACCCCTGCTTCGCCGGAGCCCACTCGTCCCGCCACCCCCTGAtcgccggcctccgccgccaCGACGACGAGATCCACGTCGTCGACGTGTACTCCGGCGGCGTCGCCAAGACGATACGCGGCCTCGGGCTCACGTGTCTCGACGTGAATTTGAGCGTGCAGGGTAATCTTGTCTGCTTCCTGGCAGCTCCTTGCAAGTACGATATGCAACCACAGGCCCGTATACTAGACCTGACCACCGGAGCCACCACCGTCTTGCCCGACGGCGACATGGACACTCACCTATCGGCGTGCGTACTCGGGCACGTCCCCTCCACGGGGGAGCACAAGGTGCTCCGCGTCGGCTCCCTCTACGCTACGAACCCCCAGTCGTGCGACGTCGTAACACTTGCcaccggcgacggcggcgcccaGCATTGGAGGGCGACGCCGCATCCTCCCATCTCCGTATCGCTAGATTTCCGGCAGATAGCGGTCGTCGGCGCGGTCGTTTACTTCTTGTTGGATGGCTTCTCCATCCATGACGGTCCTGACGTCAAGCCTGACAGCGTAGCTTCGTTCGACCTGGTGGCCGAGGAGTGGACGCCGACGACCATCCGGGGTCCCCTGAGCACCCATCATCTTGTCGATGCCTTTCTCGTCCACGGTCGCCGGTGGTTGTTGAACTACATCCAGTTAGTCAAGCTGAATGGCTGCTTGGCCATGATCCATCACGACGACCAGTGCTGCTCAATGGATCTATGGTTCCTGCAGCTGCAGGTTAAGATGTGCAAGGGGTCCTGGACCAAACGATACTCCATACAACACGCTTCCCTGTCGAAGTGCCTTCTATTTAGTCTTCCATATCCATTGGTCGTGTTAGATGACGGGAGGATACTGGTGTGGTTTAGAAGGGCTCGTGGCCTGAGATCATATGATCCGATAACACGGACATGGGAAGATCTGGCCGTGCTGGAAGATTATCTTCCCGTGAGTGTGTACGAAGGAAGTCTCTTGCGATCAGGTGTTCAGGGTTTATCCTCTCCAGGAAACACCTAATTGTGACTGTTGTTGATCTCGGTAAACGAAAATGGAAAATAGTGAGTCATTTTTACTTTTAAGTGATTGTGGGTCACGCTGGAGCAATCTGGCTACTCTCTTATCCAAAATGATAGTAGTTGGCTCTACCTGTAACTTTGCTATATATTTTGGTTGCAATGATAAACACACACACGGCTCATGATATTGTTTTTCGCAAATAAAATTACTTATTTATCTGTAGGTGTGAATCCATGACGTACATGTAATCAACAAAGCTATATATACACGAAGTACGCGCTGAGAGAAATGGAAACCACGCTACAAGAACACACAAGGCAAGACACCACACGCAGTACAAGTACACAAGTACGTACGAGGGAACACGTCACGAGTGGGGCGTATATGCTGTAGGGTGTGCAGCCCTGATCGTGCTGCATCATCATGGCTTGGCCGCCTCCGGCTCCGGGAAGTGGAGCTCGGGAATGGCGGGCATCTCGGGCTTCGGCGGCAGCTCGACCTTCGGTAGCGGCGGCAGCTCCGGCTTGGGCGGCAGGTGCGCCTCCGGGAGCGGGGGCAGCTCGTGCTCCGGCACCGGCAGCTCCGGCACGGTCAGGTGCGGCGGGAactccggctcctcctccttgggCGCCGGTTCTTCCTCCAGCCTCCGTGCCGCGCTGCTCATCGTGACGGCGCACGAGAGGAGCAGCGCGAGGAGCGCGAGGGAGGACACGGCGGCGGGTCTCGAGGCCATACTCGATGGATGACTTGTGTGACCAGATTTTTGAGCTAGGATGTAGTACGAGTAAACAGGTGCTGTGGTCTGTTGGGGATGGATGATGATGCGAGGCCGGAGCCATGCTGACATGCTGTACTTATAGCCCAATGGGGTTTGCTCGTGCAGCGTCGCGCGTGTGGCAGGCTCGCAGCTAGCTGCCGGAGTGGCCAATTGGTTGGTCATCTGCACCCTGCGGGCTTCTACAAAGTTGGGTAGCCGGACGATTTGGTTGAGAAAACTGCTGTTAGGCCACCGGTTAACAGGATACTGGAAACGGCACGTCTACACGGAGCACCAACTCGGTACTGGACAGTTTGCTCAGAATCAAACCTATGCTAAACTTCTTGTCAGTAATTTATTAATATAACAAGCTGCTCTCTTTCCTGtttgtgttttttttttaaaaaaaagaatacTCCGAAGCCGATTGAGTATTAACCAAAGCCGATTTGAGCTATAATACTGAAAAACTGGAAGGCAGTCATGTCTTTACCCTGGATGTGGGAGATGAGCATGGCACTCTTGTAATTTTTTTCCATTTCATGTACTAAGCTTGCTTATTTATCAAGCACAGTAGGATGCAATTTAACAAAACACAGTATTACATGGTCCAAGTTACGGTCTATATCGACTCAGTTAGACTTCAGGCGATAAGTTACTCTGATGGAAACAAACTGCACAAAAATAACGCTGATCACATGCAGTCACAGCCATAAAACACAGCAACCAGCCAACAATCAACTGACTTGTAATTCATGATCTTGGCATAATACAACAATTCTGGTGTCAATTTCACCAATGAAGTAACAAACAAAAAAGTTGAAGAGCAAAATGTAGTGATCCGTTACTATGGATCTTACTTATGCATACTCATGCATAAGTGCATACAAAAATGCCAAGCCCTGTGCTGTATCTTGATCTGACTGAAAGGTTGCATATGTTCCCAACCATAATTGACATTGTTTGGCTTTTAGGTATGGCTTGTTGACCAACATTGTTTGTCATTGCACCTAAATTGTTTCACAAGAGCAAAGCATAAGTATACTAAAGGAAAGAAATAAAATAGAACCATTTGAAACAATGTAGCTTAAGAAAGTTCGAACCTCAGTACCATGGACTCAAGAAGCACGACAGAAAACTTTCACACAATTTCAATACCATATGCGATACATAGCTTGGAATCAGCTCCACCACTGATCACACTGTTCCCTTTCCACCAGTCGGCACATAAAACCTGTAACAGCCAATGTTAGCTAAGCAACTCATTCTATTCCCCTTCCCCTGAAATATGGAAAAAACGAACACCACACAAAAGAATACCTTATCTTTGTGCGAGTCCACGGAAGCCAGTGGCCACTACAACAGGAGCAATATCATTAGCGACAATTTTATGCAACGATTAATGAGCAAATGAGGTAAATAACGAGATTATTAGAATCATACTGCTGTTCTTAGATCCCACAACATGACTTTCCCATCAAATGAAGATGATACCAGATGGAACCAGGAGCTTGGATGCCATTTACAGGCAGTGATCCAGCTTGAGTGAGAGGAGAACTGAAAAACAGGAGCTAatgttcctttttttttgtggggggggggggggggggggcacacATCAGCTAGTTAGAATAAGGTCCAAGAAAGATAACTAAAAATTGCAGTCACAATATATTTACCAGGTTTGCGAGGGTCCCATACCCTCAGGATGGGGTCAGAGCCTCCAGCAGCAATCAACGAAGAGCCCTCACCGCCACAGTCCAAGCAATTCAGGGCCTTCCCACAAAACTATGAAAAGGTTCAGGTGTAAAAGTTAAATAAGACAGATTTCGTTATCAAACAGAACAAGATAGCTATAATATGAATTTGCAACATTTAGAAGTCAAGAACTAAGTGGAAACTTCCATTTTTCACAGTCTCAGGCAAACTCAAGAGAAAATCATCACTAAAAGTGGAGATGCCGATGAATTTGCATAGGCAAATAGTTTTCTTCTAACTGTTATGCTAGCGGAAAAACAGAACACTGTCCATACACCCCCTTTGCAATACATAGATTAATTTTAAGTGAGGGAAAATCATCAGGAGTCCCTTATGGAAACCAATTACATGGAGCTAACTACATAATTTGGAATATAAAGAAATTGTGCATACCATATTCCATGTTTCTTTCACTGTTTGGACATCCCACTGCCGAACAGAATGATCCCAAGATGCTGAATATATTGTTTGCTGCTCAGGCCAGGTAACAGCAGTAACACATTGTGTATGTCCCAGAAATGTTGAAGTCGCTAAACCCTGGATTACAACAGGATCCAAACTGTGAGATGAGTGGGGCGTATCATGACTTCATGActggaaagaagaaaaaaaaactactAACATAAAGTGGCATCCTTCTTTCTCTCACAACATTAAATACATATAGAAGGTTTTGAAAACCATTAGCCGACCCAAACCCAATAACTGGAACGAATTCATATAATCCTAATTCCTAAAACAGAGGTATGGAAAGGTCGAGAGTAGGGTAGACCACGAACAGAATCATTGTTTTGTAGCTGAGTATCCATATACTTTACAGGTCAGCACCTCAAGGGCAAACCAAATATCAAATAAGGTGATGAAAATACATAACTTCCTAACTCACTCAAAGGTCCGTGAATTCAGAGTAGAATGTAGCTAGTACCTCTAACTGAGACTCTTCAGGTCCAGATGAGTCAGAATTCATCCTTCTCTTCTTCAATGAAACAGCATCACCGTCTTCTTCGGATCCTTCAATTGCCCACAACTTGATGGTGCTATCCCAGGAACCAGAACAGAGCTAGGTACCGAAGGAAGAGGTCAGAAGGAAACGTGGACACAGCAAGTAAAAGTAGCAATAAACATTGATGAGGAAGACCTGATTGAGTGATTATTACCATATCACTTGAAGGGTCTACAGCGATACTTTGAACTGATGATGTGTGCCCACGAAGAATTTTGTAAGCCCCAACTCGCTTTGGGTAGTCCATACTGACCGATGCATCACACTTCAGGAGTCCAAGGCATAATGTAAGATATAAGAAAAATATTATAATGGATCAAGCAAGATTCTGGGTTAAAAGATAAAAAAAATAGTTTCTTTACCTTGTATAGCCGCAATGACCTATCCTTTGAGCCAGTCACTACATGCAGATTGCCCTCAGTTTCAACTCCTGCAATAACATGATTCATGCCAGTCACTTATAAAATAATATGAAAATGTGACAATGAAGCAGAAATAGTTTTTGAACAGATGCCTTTTGTAACATAATGAGCAAAAAGTTGTTATTTCAAGCATGCTGACCTTTATTGATGAATCTGGTAGAAGTAATTGCATCGCTGTGTCCCTCCAAAATTTGTGTGCATACTGCTCCATCTTTCCATAATCTATGTAAACATCGGAAGGGTAAGGCATGCAACAAGTCCACATACTTGCAACAAATCTACCAGagttaaataaaagattatgtTTTGAGCTATGCATACCTTGCAAGACCATCATAGCATCCTGTTAATATGAAACTGCCAAACAACAAGTAGTTTAGTAGTAATACAAACCACATGAAAGTAAAACTTCAAATAAAGATTCAAGATGCAAAATGTTCAGTTTAACAACAGAAATTATCAAATTCATCACTGCATATTGCTTCCTCTGATGTGATATTATAGAGGTGGACAAGTGTTCTATTTGATTATTAACCCTAGCttcctcaagtacatcttcctAAAGTTCCTCTAGCTAATCTGGTGGGTGCTATATTTTACAAACCAATGTCTATGTTAATTGGTGATTGGTCACTATGATTAAAGATGGGTGGTACAGGAGACAAATGAATTTTGTATGTAGAAAGGGAGATAATCTCAATAGGGTACGTTGGTCATCCTGAGATTTACTACTCAAGTAGGTGGAAAGAGCAGCAGCAAAACAAGAACAGCATGCTTGTGTGCAAAATTTAGCTGAAGTGCACCAATGCCAGCATAGTCAAAATAAGTATCCAGAGAGGTATTTGCGCGAGCAGGGTCATCTGATTCTTTTCAGAAACCAGCTGAACTAAAACCCAACGCAATCAAGTTTCTGCACCAATTAATCTCCTACCAAACTAAGGCACATTGATCAAATTCAGAATTAAAACCCAGGTCATCCAGACAATTCACATGTTGTGAGGAATAACAGGGGGAAATGGCATTCCTATCCAGATAAGTTATTTCCACAGATATCAGACTGCACACACACGACAAGGCATAAACCATACCTCGGGTTTGATCCATCGACCGCACTAACCCAATCATCATGGGGGCAGGGTTCCTCCTGCTTCCTTGGTGCCACGGCTTTCACATACTCGAGCTCAAGCACCCTCTCCTGCAAAACATTCACCCAATCCTCGCACAATTTACAACCACATCCTGATTCCTGACACAACTACTCCTCCGGGAGAAAAAACAAGCGTAAAGTAAAAAATTCGCACCGCCGAGATGCCCTTGGCGAGGAGGAACTGCTGGAGCGGCAGCCGCACGAGCTCGCCGTCCACGAGGAAGTCAAAGGGCCGCGCCTGGTGGTCCGGTTCGGCTGCGCAACGGGAGCAAGTGAAGGGTTAGAACTCAGTGGCTCGTACAGCTCTATGGATAGCTGGGATTCGGCCGTGGGgcgctcaccggcggcgaggaggctgTTGACGATCTCGGAgaggcccatgcgggagaggtCGGCGGggacggcgatggcggcgggcggcgcccgTAGTGGGGGCGGCAGCTTGGTGACGAAGCGCACGCGCACCTGGCGCGAGGCGTCGGCGTCCATGGCTGCGACGGCGGACGGGCGGGCGGCGAGGAAGTGGTGGGggtcggcgtggcggcggcgggaaggGTCGGGGAAGGGTTTTGGGAGTTCGAGCCGTGGGGTTTAGTCGGTTAGGGTTTCAGAGATTGCTGGCCCCAGTTTCAGCGAGACGACGGGGAGGGTCAGAGGTATTGGGAAAATGGGGGGTTCAAATTTTTCGATAAGCCCCTCTGCCTACTTTTTATTTATTTCCTGAGGAGTACTTGTGTTCGTGTTTATGTTCTTTTTAGTTTTTTAATTGACTTTCTAAATATCGCCGAAGTTCAATTTTTAACTCTAAACTCTAAACCTGGATATTTTGGCACTGAAGCTATCAAAATCATTTGTTTTCCATCCTTGGACAGTTTCAAAGATTTTTTTTTGTCGGTTTCAAAGACTGGTTTGACCGATTTTGCGCATGCCATCCATCACCGCTGTGTCAGCATCTTATCTATTTTCTTTTACCCTCTTGTTCTCTTGCTGTTGAGAGATGTTCAGTTGAGTTATAAATATCTTCTCGAGAATTGTCTATGAGTTATTATATACAACTTTTAAGTTGGTTGAACTGTCTCAAAGAAACCCATGTCCTCTTCTCCCTCTCAAAAATAACACACATCCGGCCCACATCACCACACCCCGACCGAGCGTGAGAGATACAAATTGGCCCAGCCCAACCTCGTCGACCAGACAGCGAGCGTTTCTCTGCCAGGCCAGGGCAAGGATTTCGGCCTGAAGAAGCAcagtttttttccttttttgatAATTGAAGAAGCGCAGATGGTGGGTGGTGGAAGGAAGCGGGGTCACCCGCAGCAACCGCACAATTCTCTCGGGCTCCCTCCGTCCTACCTAGGCAATGGCGTACGTGCGCCGATCACCGATCAATGCCGGTGCCACGCTACGGCATACCTGTACCAGCCTCGGAGGCGGCCCCCTCTGCCGTGCCGCGCGGTAATGAGCGGCGAAAGTTTGGTCCGGCAGAGGCACGGTGGTGACCGCAGCCATGCTACGGCGGCTGGTGGGCAGCCTCCCCCTCCATTCGCGcaggccgccggccgcccgcccACGACCACGTCCAACCAGAAAGAGAGACAGAGCCAATCAGTCAGCGGCAGAATCTGATCAGGGCCGCGCTGGGATCAAAGGGCTACGGCCACTCGGACAGTCGGGTCACACAGACACAGACACAGACACAGACACACGCACCAGCGTGGAGTGGGGTGTCCGCCTCCGACTCTCCCGTCCGTTTGGCTCTGACAGTGTCGGTAATTTCTCGTGTTCAGGGGAGAGTAAGAGCTGTCCATCGGCTCCTTGGTGGTTCATGCCCTACCGTTTAAGATGTTTGGTGAGACCGTAGTACATGCATAGTAGTCAGCAACAGCAGTGCGGTTTCGTCTCGTCAGCATGTCTCCCAAGAACATCCACAGGAATGCGGATTTTCAGTGTCCATCAATAACCAATTTATTTCAGTCCCGTTACTCCGCAATTAACTCCtcaagaaaaaataaaaatgaCATGCTGACCTCAGCATCTCCGTCCAGAAGGCGCGAAACCAGATTCTACATTACGAAGATTAAAATTCCCCGGAGAAAAGCATATAAAATCCCGCGCCAAGAATCGAATCTTTTTGCAAAGCTGCACGCACGGAAAGGGGAGGTGCCGTCAGGAGAGGAAATTCCACACGAAATACGCTGGCTTGGCTGGCGATGGCATTGCTGCTGCGGTGGGCAGGCAGGAATAGAATTGGAACCGGTAGGCGCCCGTGCCAGATCAAATACACCGAAGCGGAAGCACGCGTGCTCCTCCTACCGCCGCTCTTGTCCTCACCCGGAGGGAGTGACCCTGCCAGCCGCTGCCACTGCGCACACACTCCTCTCCCGAGAACACGGCTACACTCTGCTCGGGGCATCTCCTCTCTCTCTAGAAGAGGAACAAGCAGCTGGGCCGAGCGCAGTTGCcccatctctctctcttccaCACGAATCTCTCTCCATCCCCGGAGTTCTCTCGCGTGCCCGCAGGGGCGTTCCTTGGGTG is part of the Panicum hallii strain FIL2 chromosome 2, PHallii_v3.1, whole genome shotgun sequence genome and encodes:
- the LOC112882958 gene encoding protein PELPK1-like, yielding MASRPAAVSSLALLALLLSCAVTMSSAARRLEEEPAPKEEEPEFPPHLTVPELPVPEHELPPLPEAHLPPKPELPPLPKVELPPKPEMPAIPELHFPEPEAAKP
- the LOC112882953 gene encoding ribosome biogenesis protein WDR12 homolog, which translates into the protein MDADASRQVRVRFVTKLPPPLRAPPAAIAVPADLSRMGLSEIVNSLLAAAEPDHQARPFDFLVDGELVRLPLQQFLLAKGISAERVLELEYVKAVAPRKQEEPCPHDDWVSAVDGSNPSFILTGCYDGLARLWKDGAVCTQILEGHSDAITSTRFINKGVETEGNLHVVTGSKDRSLRLYKCDASVSMDYPKRVGAYKILRGHTSSVQSIAVDPSSDMLCSGSWDSTIKLWAIEGSEEDGDAVSLKKRRMNSDSSGPEESQLEGLATSTFLGHTQCVTAVTWPEQQTIYSASWDHSVRQWDVQTVKETWNMFCGKALNCLDCGGEGSSLIAAGGSDPILRVWDPRKPGTLAPVFQFSSHSSWITACKWHPSSWFHLVSSSFDGKVMLWDLRTAWPLASVDSHKDKVLCADWWKGNSVISGGADSKLCIAYGIEIV